The sequence below is a genomic window from Phaeodactylum tricornutum CCAP 1055/1 chromosome 27, whole genome shotgun sequence.
CTCCTCTCTGGCGAGATCTTACCAACAAGAAGCTTCATACTACACGACTACATCGTCTAGCGATGCCGATTACTCCGATACTCTTCCAGCACTCGACTTTGAGGTCCAAAAGGTTGCCGATCACTTACGTCCTAACTGCGCGCACTGTGATACAGTCTTTAGTAtgagtcgtcgtcgacatCATTGTCGTCTGTGTGGCGACGTCTTTTGCGACCCTTGCAGCAATCACCGAGCCACCTTGCCTCTACAGGGGTCGGAATTCGAAAAGCCTGTCCGAGTCTGTGACTTTTGCTACACTGATGTGGAGGCCGGACAgttcttttcct
It includes:
- a CDS encoding predicted protein, which codes for NCAHCDTVFSMSRRRHHCRLCGDVFCDPCSNHRATLPLQGSEFEKPVRVCDFCYTDV